The Kocuria sp. TGY1127_2 genome includes a window with the following:
- a CDS encoding thiamine pyrophosphate-binding protein produces MQSVSETVARALTRHVDHFFCLMGNGNAYFIDALERLGVPPIPVRHETATVASADAYYRMTRKVAVATATYGAGFTNALTSLAEASLAKMPLVLVVGSKPTTGPRPLDIDQTMTAESMGVPTYTVGVQDAGSVTIEALADAISNSRPVVLAIPYDLAPELIGERGEIIPDLPEAEPLPRADQVLAAKIAHTLADAQRPLILAGRGALEARSDLRSLAEALGADVATTVPTQGYFSVAADRVPNYRDLGVCGGFSAPLAAREIAAADVVLVVGAGLNQFTMALGNAFGDKACVIQIGITDEATNPRVDQYCRSDSRDAVRSIRENLDRLGVSGRKPISSPTSDEAQERTEGVEIAPDGRLDPRRIMSRLNEVLPEDRVVFTDGGHFMQWPLTYLRVTEPDSHITVGTQFQSIGLGFPSAAGVVTAAGDRFPVLVSGDGGGLMGIADAETFVRTTRRGVIVFLNDAGYGAEVHQYAARGLAPEPMLIPDVDFAGIFAALGARGSTVRSLGDLADFEQWVASGEDGTYVLDCRITNSIRATWIVEAVEESRRTSPHVEEMLGMGRPAPESPQSAGAAASQSGDEGKTGGAGDRHMHV; encoded by the coding sequence ATGCAATCCGTATCCGAAACGGTTGCGCGCGCCCTGACGCGCCATGTCGATCATTTTTTCTGCCTCATGGGCAACGGCAACGCCTATTTCATTGATGCCCTCGAACGTCTGGGCGTCCCGCCCATCCCCGTTCGCCACGAGACCGCTACTGTGGCCTCGGCCGATGCCTATTACCGGATGACCCGCAAAGTTGCGGTTGCGACCGCAACCTACGGGGCAGGGTTCACCAACGCGTTGACCTCCTTGGCCGAGGCCTCGCTGGCCAAAATGCCGCTTGTGCTGGTCGTGGGCTCCAAACCGACCACAGGCCCGCGGCCGTTGGACATCGACCAGACCATGACCGCCGAATCCATGGGCGTGCCCACATACACGGTGGGGGTGCAGGACGCGGGCAGCGTGACCATTGAGGCGCTCGCGGACGCGATCAGCAATTCGCGCCCCGTCGTCCTGGCGATCCCCTACGACCTCGCGCCTGAATTGATCGGCGAACGGGGGGAAATCATTCCGGATCTCCCCGAGGCAGAGCCGTTGCCTCGGGCCGACCAGGTGCTTGCGGCCAAGATCGCCCACACACTCGCCGACGCACAACGTCCCCTGATTCTCGCCGGACGTGGGGCTCTGGAGGCTCGTTCCGATCTCCGCTCGCTCGCGGAAGCCCTCGGGGCCGACGTCGCAACGACCGTCCCGACGCAGGGGTACTTCTCCGTTGCGGCCGACCGGGTCCCCAATTATCGTGACCTCGGAGTATGCGGCGGGTTCTCCGCACCGTTGGCGGCCCGGGAGATCGCCGCGGCTGACGTCGTCCTCGTGGTCGGTGCGGGGCTCAACCAGTTCACGATGGCTCTAGGGAATGCATTCGGGGACAAGGCGTGCGTGATTCAGATTGGTATCACCGACGAAGCCACGAACCCCCGGGTGGACCAGTATTGCCGGTCCGATTCCCGCGACGCCGTTCGTTCGATTCGCGAGAACCTCGACCGGTTGGGCGTCTCCGGGCGCAAGCCGATCAGTTCCCCCACATCGGACGAGGCCCAGGAGCGGACCGAGGGGGTCGAGATCGCACCGGATGGCCGGCTCGATCCTCGACGCATCATGAGCCGCCTTAATGAGGTCCTGCCCGAGGACCGCGTGGTCTTCACGGACGGGGGCCATTTCATGCAGTGGCCGCTGACCTATCTCCGCGTTACCGAGCCGGACAGCCACATCACCGTGGGCACGCAATTCCAATCGATTGGGTTGGGCTTCCCTTCGGCTGCTGGTGTCGTGACCGCCGCGGGCGACCGTTTTCCCGTGCTGGTCTCTGGGGACGGTGGTGGTCTCATGGGGATCGCAGATGCGGAGACTTTCGTGCGAACGACCCGTCGCGGCGTGATCGTTTTCCTGAACGACGCCGGATACGGAGCCGAGGTGCATCAATATGCAGCGCGCGGATTGGCTCCGGAGCCCATGCTGATTCCCGATGTCGACTTCGCGGGGATCTTCGCGGCTCTCGGCGCGCGAGGGAGCACCGTTCGCAGCCTGGGCGACCTCGCCGACTTCGAGCAATGGGTGGCCAGTGGCGAGGACGGGACGTACGTCCTGGACTGCCGCATCACCAATAGCATCCGAGCAACGTGGATCGTCGAGGCCGTCGAAGAATCACGCAGGACGTCGCCGCACGTCGAAGAAATGTTGGGGATGGGCCGGCCTGCCCCGGAATCGCCACAATCAGCCGGAGCCGCTGCCTCGCAAAGCGGCGACGAAGGGAAAACGGGCGGGGCCGGTGACCGGCACATGCACGTCTAG
- a CDS encoding IclR family transcriptional regulator — translation MSSAPNGAGSQTLSRGLRVLEILADASEPLSIDDVARQLGVHRSVAYRLIRTLEEHGLVVRKDTGGLALGTRLAALAAGVERDLQAVAVPELTLAARDLRMTCFLAVYDRGECLTFASVEPPQTVAVVAQRPGTRHPVTLGAPGKAILSILPEEQWPEGITREQRAQVENAVAKGWAETTDEVIMGLHSVGVPLTLDDGQPAALAAVFVGEGDRAEIAARLGRAAAVISHGEGSGS, via the coding sequence ATGTCCTCCGCGCCGAATGGAGCAGGATCGCAAACTCTCAGTAGGGGGCTGAGGGTCCTGGAGATCCTGGCGGATGCCTCTGAACCCCTGAGTATCGACGACGTCGCCCGGCAGCTCGGGGTGCACCGTTCGGTGGCCTACCGTCTCATTCGCACCCTGGAAGAGCACGGGTTGGTGGTTCGGAAAGATACCGGCGGATTGGCACTGGGGACTCGGCTCGCGGCGCTCGCGGCCGGCGTCGAGCGGGACTTGCAGGCAGTCGCCGTGCCCGAGTTGACCCTCGCCGCCCGTGACTTGAGGATGACGTGTTTCTTGGCGGTTTACGATCGGGGCGAATGTCTGACGTTTGCGAGCGTGGAGCCGCCGCAGACCGTCGCCGTTGTTGCCCAACGTCCAGGAACTCGCCACCCGGTGACGTTGGGTGCACCGGGCAAAGCGATCCTTTCGATACTCCCGGAGGAGCAGTGGCCCGAAGGAATCACTCGGGAGCAGAGAGCGCAGGTTGAGAATGCGGTGGCCAAGGGTTGGGCCGAGACGACCGATGAGGTCATTATGGGGCTGCATTCCGTCGGTGTGCCCCTCACCCTGGATGACGGTCAGCCGGCAGCCCTTGCGGCAGTTTTTGTGGGGGAAGGCGACCGAGCGGAAATTGCCGCGAGGCTCGGACGGGCAGCCGCCGTGATCTCGCATGGAGAGGGCTCAGGCTCCTGA
- a CDS encoding FAD-binding monooxygenase — protein MQFHHHGYVSGDPKIKEPAGYGIDRSEELPDEMDVLIVGTGPAGMILAAQLSQFPEVNARIIERRPGRLEIGQADGIQARSVETFQAFGFARQIIDEAYHITEMCFWKPDPQNPENIVRAARPSDDPQGVSEFPHLIVNQARVLDYFADFARQAPGRITPDYGIEFLDLQNTGEGEYPITARLRYTAGERDGEERTVRAKYVVGCDGARSPVRTSIGRKLTGDAANHAWGVMDVLATTDFPDIRTKCAIQSVNGSILHIPREGGHLFRMYVDLGEVPVDDNHAVRNTTLDEIVAKANAILHPYSVDVKSVAWHSVYEVGHRLTDKFDDVPDEETGQRTPRVFITGDACHTHSAKAGQGMNVSMQDGFNLGWKLGHVLTGLSPESLLTTYSEERQVIAKNLIDFDKEWSTLMAAKPEDLPDESYLEDFYVKTAEFPAGFMTEYAPSMVTAGTDHQELASGFPIGKRFKSARVNRVCDANPLHLGHLAEADGRWRIYVFADSPAAGEDSQLTEFADWFAHDPASPQVRYTPRTGDDDAVFDTKVVYQQPHTEVDIMRVPPIFKPSVGEFGLTCLDKVYATLPDDDIFVERGISKDGAIIVVRPDQYVSAVLPLNDRQGLATFFEPILAER, from the coding sequence ATGCAGTTCCACCATCACGGATACGTCTCGGGGGATCCGAAGATTAAGGAACCAGCCGGTTACGGCATCGACCGATCCGAGGAACTGCCCGACGAGATGGACGTTCTGATTGTCGGGACGGGGCCCGCCGGGATGATCCTCGCAGCGCAGCTCTCGCAGTTCCCGGAGGTCAACGCCCGCATCATCGAACGCCGCCCCGGGCGCCTCGAGATCGGCCAAGCGGACGGTATTCAGGCACGCAGCGTCGAGACCTTCCAGGCCTTCGGTTTCGCCCGTCAGATCATCGACGAGGCATACCACATCACCGAAATGTGCTTCTGGAAACCCGATCCCCAGAATCCCGAGAACATTGTTCGTGCCGCCCGCCCCAGCGACGACCCTCAAGGCGTGAGCGAATTTCCTCACCTGATCGTCAATCAGGCACGAGTACTCGACTACTTCGCGGATTTCGCACGCCAGGCTCCGGGACGCATAACCCCCGATTACGGCATCGAGTTCTTGGACCTTCAGAACACGGGCGAAGGGGAATACCCCATCACCGCCCGGTTGCGGTATACCGCCGGAGAACGCGACGGCGAGGAGCGCACGGTTCGCGCCAAGTACGTCGTCGGATGCGACGGCGCCCGTAGCCCCGTCCGCACCTCGATCGGCCGGAAGCTCACCGGAGACGCGGCAAACCACGCGTGGGGCGTCATGGACGTGCTGGCCACGACCGACTTCCCGGACATTCGCACCAAATGTGCAATTCAGTCGGTGAACGGTTCGATCTTGCACATCCCCCGCGAAGGCGGACACTTGTTCCGGATGTACGTGGACCTGGGCGAAGTGCCCGTGGATGACAACCACGCCGTGCGCAACACGACCCTGGACGAGATCGTCGCCAAAGCCAACGCGATCTTGCACCCATATTCCGTCGATGTGAAGTCCGTGGCCTGGCACAGCGTGTACGAGGTGGGCCACCGACTGACGGACAAGTTCGACGACGTCCCCGACGAGGAAACGGGTCAGCGCACGCCTCGCGTGTTCATTACCGGCGATGCCTGCCACACGCACTCCGCCAAGGCCGGTCAAGGCATGAACGTCTCGATGCAGGACGGGTTCAACTTGGGCTGGAAGCTCGGGCACGTCCTGACGGGCCTGAGCCCGGAATCCCTGTTGACCACCTACTCCGAGGAACGGCAGGTCATCGCGAAGAACCTTATCGACTTCGACAAAGAGTGGTCGACCCTGATGGCCGCCAAGCCCGAGGACCTGCCCGACGAATCCTATCTGGAAGACTTCTACGTCAAAACGGCAGAGTTCCCCGCGGGGTTCATGACGGAGTATGCCCCGTCGATGGTCACGGCCGGAACAGATCATCAGGAGCTGGCCAGTGGCTTCCCAATCGGCAAGCGTTTCAAGTCGGCCAGGGTCAACCGAGTCTGCGATGCCAACCCACTGCACTTGGGGCACCTGGCCGAAGCGGACGGACGCTGGCGCATCTATGTTTTCGCCGATTCACCGGCCGCTGGAGAGGATTCCCAGCTCACCGAATTCGCGGATTGGTTCGCTCACGATCCGGCCTCGCCCCAGGTCAGGTACACGCCGCGAACCGGGGATGACGACGCCGTCTTCGACACCAAGGTCGTGTACCAGCAGCCTCACACGGAGGTCGACATCATGCGGGTTCCCCCGATCTTCAAGCCGTCGGTCGGAGAATTCGGCCTGACCTGCTTGGACAAGGTCTATGCGACGCTCCCGGACGACGACATTTTCGTAGAACGCGGGATCAGCAAGGACGGAGCGATCATCGTCGTGCGCCCGGATCAGTACGTGTCCGCAGTTCTGCCTTTGAACGACCGGCAAGGCCTCGCGACGTTCTTCGAGCCGATCCTCGCGGAACGCTGA
- a CDS encoding M20 family metallopeptidase: MAESRNPQHNSPNFLSEADAIANELSHLRRTLHQNPELGNDLPQTQATVIEALNGLPLEVHRGKNVSSAVAVLEGGKPGPTVLLRGDMDALPIRENSGEEFSSTNGNMHACGHDLHTSGLVGAAKLLSAHQDELPGKVVFMFQPGEEGPGGAKPMLDEGLLEVTGERPIAAYGFHVAPGEPGTFAYRSGTVMAGAYNLSITVHGKGGHGSAPHSSLDPVPPLTEIASALQNAVTRQFSVFDPVVATITQLEAGTAAVNVIGDDARLGATVRAMSRESGDKFGVVVHRLAENIAAAHGCTAEVEFSTLYPPTVCDQSETEWAAAALRNALGEESTREIPEPRMGSEDFSFVLEEVPGTFMFVGASYPGVDPMTQPMNHSAEVRFDDAVLPTQSAALATLAFERLNAA, translated from the coding sequence ATGGCTGAGAGCCGAAATCCGCAACACAATTCCCCCAACTTCCTTTCGGAAGCAGACGCGATTGCCAACGAGCTCAGCCATCTCCGACGGACCCTTCACCAGAACCCGGAGCTCGGCAATGATCTGCCCCAGACCCAGGCGACCGTCATCGAGGCCCTGAACGGGTTGCCGCTCGAGGTCCACCGCGGCAAGAACGTCTCGTCCGCCGTTGCGGTCCTCGAGGGAGGCAAGCCCGGCCCGACCGTTCTTCTCCGGGGCGATATGGATGCCCTGCCCATCCGGGAGAATTCCGGCGAAGAGTTCTCATCCACCAACGGCAATATGCATGCATGCGGACACGACCTCCACACCTCAGGTTTGGTGGGAGCCGCCAAATTGCTCAGCGCGCATCAGGACGAGCTCCCCGGCAAGGTCGTCTTCATGTTCCAGCCCGGAGAAGAGGGCCCCGGCGGCGCGAAGCCCATGCTGGACGAGGGACTCCTCGAGGTCACCGGTGAACGCCCGATCGCCGCTTACGGATTCCATGTGGCCCCGGGCGAACCCGGTACTTTCGCATACCGCTCCGGCACGGTCATGGCGGGTGCCTACAACTTGAGCATCACGGTGCACGGCAAGGGCGGTCATGGTTCGGCCCCGCATTCCTCCCTGGACCCCGTGCCGCCGCTCACCGAGATCGCTTCGGCCCTTCAGAATGCCGTGACCAGGCAGTTCAGCGTATTCGATCCCGTGGTTGCGACGATCACCCAGCTCGAAGCGGGAACTGCTGCGGTCAACGTCATCGGCGACGACGCCCGCCTCGGCGCAACGGTGCGCGCCATGTCTCGTGAATCGGGCGACAAATTTGGCGTCGTCGTTCACCGCCTTGCAGAAAACATCGCCGCGGCACACGGTTGCACGGCAGAGGTCGAATTCTCGACCCTCTATCCACCGACAGTATGTGACCAGTCCGAGACGGAGTGGGCCGCCGCAGCCCTCCGGAATGCACTGGGCGAGGAATCCACCCGGGAGATCCCCGAACCCCGCATGGGCTCGGAAGACTTCTCCTTCGTTCTGGAAGAGGTCCCGGGGACATTCATGTTCGTCGGCGCAAGCTACCCGGGAGTGGACCCCATGACTCAGCCGATGAATCATTCCGCAGAAGTCCGTTTTGACGACGCCGTCCTGCCGACCCAGTCCGCGGCACTGGCAACCCTCGCGTTCGAACGCCTGAACGCCGCCTAG
- a CDS encoding helix-turn-helix domain-containing protein encodes MTQYPADVTRASRSGLTKQEWRDFAAEFFAPLRMTFPPGHDFRAEVHQVAVGDVHLHDMVTDPHIVTRSPDLISGNEAAFCKLSLQLAGTSRLAQDDRECFLYPGDLALYVTQRPYELSYTEPQHGLVVHFPASYVQMPPDQMSMVTARPISRDQGLGKVAVPLFEQLAQNMDLLHGAHAMNLIRSALDMLVTVLSAESQDHGQDLADSFLLHEAMSFIEHHLADPDLGPSRIAAHLYVSVRQLHSRFASHRLTVASYIRNRRLQAIRQDLANPLLSNETVHTISARYGLLDPSHVSKAFKAEYGESPSVYRTRVLQDDAA; translated from the coding sequence GTGACCCAATATCCGGCAGATGTGACCCGTGCTTCACGATCCGGACTGACGAAGCAGGAGTGGCGGGACTTCGCTGCGGAATTCTTCGCTCCGCTGCGGATGACATTTCCTCCGGGACATGACTTCCGGGCCGAAGTCCACCAGGTTGCGGTAGGGGATGTGCACCTGCATGACATGGTGACTGACCCACACATTGTGACCAGGAGTCCCGACCTCATTTCCGGCAACGAAGCGGCCTTCTGTAAGTTGAGCCTTCAGCTCGCGGGGACGTCGAGGCTAGCCCAGGACGACCGTGAGTGTTTCCTGTATCCGGGGGACTTGGCCCTGTACGTCACGCAACGGCCTTACGAGCTGTCCTATACCGAGCCTCAGCACGGGCTGGTGGTTCACTTCCCGGCATCCTACGTTCAGATGCCCCCGGACCAGATGAGCATGGTGACGGCGCGACCCATCAGCCGCGATCAGGGGCTGGGAAAAGTAGCGGTACCGCTCTTCGAACAGTTGGCGCAGAATATGGATCTGCTCCACGGGGCGCACGCGATGAATCTCATTCGTTCGGCCTTGGACATGTTGGTCACGGTCCTGTCGGCCGAATCCCAGGATCACGGCCAGGACCTGGCGGACAGTTTCCTGCTCCACGAGGCGATGTCCTTTATCGAGCACCACCTCGCGGACCCCGATCTCGGGCCCAGCCGGATAGCCGCACATCTTTACGTTTCGGTGCGTCAGCTGCACAGCCGATTCGCGTCGCACCGGCTGACGGTTGCTTCCTACATCCGCAATCGACGGCTGCAAGCGATCCGGCAGGACCTCGCGAATCCGTTATTGAGCAACGAGACGGTGCACACCATCAGCGCCCGATACGGGTTGTTGGACCCCTCGCACGTCAGCAAGGCGTTCAAGGCCGAGTACGGCGAATCGCCGTCGGTTTACCGAACGCGTGTCCTCCAGGACGACGCCGCCTGA
- a CDS encoding aldehyde dehydrogenase family protein produces the protein MSKLPSTYSELLSSVDAGPRGREIHDPATGELVAHAPRHTTDDLDRAVSTARKAQPDWGSVSHQERSNLLLQAADAVESCAEPLAELLSREQGKPLNGPNARFEVGAAASWLRANASFELDETTLVDDEETHAILRYRPIGVVGAIGPWNWPMMITIWQIAPALRMGNTVVVKPSEYTPLSVLALCSVLNSVLPDGLLQVVSGDREVGAALSSHPDIDKIMFTGSTATGQKIIESSAETVKRLTLELGGNDPGIVLDDVDPSDIAEGLFWGAFINTGQTCAALKRLYVPDSIYDDVCQALVDIADKMPMGIGLDEDNVLGPLQNKAQYDVVHRLVEAAKDGGGRILMGGDPAADQSGYFYPTTLVADIDPENPLVTEEQFGPALPIIRYSTVEEAIEAANSVDVGLGASVWSSDTDKAREVASRIESGTIWINGHGGVDPRIPFGGVKKSGYGLEFGVEGLKALGVPQVING, from the coding sequence ATGAGTAAGCTGCCGTCCACCTACAGCGAGCTTCTGTCGAGTGTCGACGCGGGCCCCCGGGGCCGTGAAATCCATGATCCGGCCACCGGGGAGCTGGTCGCTCATGCGCCTCGGCACACCACCGACGATCTCGACCGGGCAGTATCCACGGCACGAAAGGCGCAACCCGATTGGGGCAGTGTCAGCCACCAAGAACGCAGCAACCTCCTTCTTCAGGCCGCCGATGCCGTTGAATCCTGCGCAGAGCCATTGGCCGAACTGCTCTCCCGCGAGCAGGGAAAGCCGTTGAACGGCCCCAATGCCCGCTTCGAGGTCGGTGCCGCCGCATCCTGGTTGCGCGCCAACGCGAGTTTCGAACTTGACGAAACCACCTTGGTCGACGACGAGGAGACGCACGCCATCCTGCGGTACCGGCCGATCGGTGTCGTCGGAGCGATCGGTCCCTGGAACTGGCCGATGATGATCACCATATGGCAAATTGCCCCGGCCCTGCGCATGGGAAATACCGTCGTCGTGAAACCGTCCGAATACACACCTCTTAGCGTCCTGGCGTTGTGTTCGGTCCTCAATTCTGTTCTGCCCGACGGCCTGCTCCAGGTCGTTTCGGGTGACCGGGAGGTCGGAGCTGCCCTCAGCAGCCATCCGGATATCGACAAGATCATGTTTACCGGTTCCACAGCAACCGGCCAGAAGATCATCGAGTCCTCGGCCGAAACCGTCAAACGTCTCACCCTCGAGTTGGGCGGCAACGACCCGGGCATCGTGCTCGACGACGTCGACCCGTCCGACATCGCCGAAGGGCTGTTCTGGGGCGCATTCATCAACACGGGCCAAACCTGCGCCGCCCTCAAACGCCTCTACGTTCCGGATTCGATCTACGACGATGTCTGCCAGGCCCTCGTGGACATCGCAGACAAGATGCCGATGGGCATCGGGCTCGACGAAGACAATGTATTGGGTCCGTTGCAGAACAAGGCACAGTACGACGTCGTGCACCGACTCGTGGAGGCCGCAAAGGACGGCGGCGGCCGCATCTTGATGGGCGGTGACCCCGCTGCCGACCAGTCGGGTTATTTCTATCCCACCACTCTGGTCGCGGACATCGACCCGGAAAATCCGTTGGTCACTGAGGAACAATTCGGACCGGCGTTGCCGATCATTCGGTATTCCACGGTTGAGGAAGCGATCGAGGCCGCGAACTCGGTCGACGTAGGGCTCGGAGCCTCCGTGTGGTCCTCCGATACGGACAAGGCCCGCGAAGTCGCTTCCCGCATCGAATCCGGCACAATCTGG